Sequence from the Fulvivirga ligni genome:
TCCCGTTAATATAATTTCCTGTGATGAGTTTCAACCGGATAGTAGAGCTCATGCCCAAATGTTGACAAGTTTAGCTGGCTGTGAGTTTCAATATGAATGCTGTTTAATTGGATATGATTCTAATGATTGCATGCTCATGTTCTGATTAACATCATATAATACTTATAATATTAACCAAAGAAGGATTTGATTACTATGCTTGAAATTTCAAATGGATACTTCCTAGTACTTTTTAAAAATTTATAAATTGATCCATGGCCATGTAGAAACTCATAGTCAATCGTGTGGCCATAATTCCTTAGCCATCAGGGAAAAAAGGCTATTTTTTATGTTTTATGCAACGGGAGTGGAATTTGTATTAGCGTCTCAAAATTAAAACCTAAAACAATGAACGCTCAATCAATAATAAAACAGCATATAGCAGATGATAACTTTCCTTGTTTAATGGGAAAATCGACTTTGAAATCCGATACGCTTAAAATCGTAGATTATCAATATTTCAACAATGTAGAATCTACCAGGAAACTATATCAAGATCTTCTTGCTTTCACCAGAAGTGTCAAAGGTAATTCCAAAAAGTTTTACAGTTTTATTGCTTCTTTTTCATTGGAAAAGATAAGATCTGAAAAGGAGTTCGAAAAAGTAATGTGGCAACAGCTTCAACTGCTAAATAGTGTAGATAACTACTCGTGGGATGGTACTGTGAGCGATAATCCGGAGGACAACAATTTTAGCTTTAGCGTAGGGGGGAAGGCTTTTTATATCGTGGGAATGCACCCTAAAAGCTCAAGACTTTCAAGACAATGCCCCATACCAGCCATGGTTTTTAATCTACATTATCAATTTGAAAACTTAAAGGCATCAGGAAAATACCAGGTGATGAAGCATAAAATCCGTGACAATGATGCGAAAATTCAGGGAGACTTAAATCCGATGTTAGAAGATTTTGGCGCTGATAGTGAGGCTAAGCAGTATAGTGGAAGAGCTGTAGATAATCAATGGAAATGTCCTTTTTTAAATCAAAGTAGAGTTTAATGATACATATTATTCAAAAGCAAAGTGGAGAAGCTTTCACCATTAAAAAGGGTCAATACCTAAAAGTTATTGACCCAACTGGGGAGCAGGTGAGTGACATGGTGCTCTTTAATGCTAATGATAAAAGAGAGACAATATCTTCTGGCAAATCTCTCGATTTTGAGGAAACACTCTTACTCACCAAAGGAAATAAACTGTGGAGCAATAGATCTAACGTTATGGCCAGTATCATTGAGGATACTAACGGTAGAAATGATTTTTTACTCGCCCCGTGTAGTCCTGAAACTTTTGAGATCATGTATAAGCATGAAGGGTATCACCCTAGTTGCTTTGAAAACCTTTATACTCACCTAGCGAAGTATGATATCGGCCCAGATGATATACCTACGGCATTTAATATTTTTATGAATGTACAATTTGCACCAGATGGAAGAATACAAGTTTGTCCACCTACCAGTAAATCGGGTGACTATGTGATATTTAAGGCTGAAATGGATTTGATAGTAGGGCTAACCGCTTGCTCGGCCGAGGATAGCAATAACGGAAGTTTTAAACCTATTCATTTTGAGGTGCTAAACCAATTCAGTTGATTTTCATAATGCTAATGTGTATAATATTAGCATGAAGATATTAATGAGTCAATATAGCCCCTTTAATGGGGCTTTTTTACTCTTGCAATGATTAAAAAACATACAATAGATAGTGTAATATAGTGGTATGATCTTAGTATTCATACTGTGAATCTAAACTTAAAATATTCGAAGTATGAAAGCACTATGTTGGCACGGGAAAAATGACGTGCGTATTGATACAGTTCCTGATCCTATTATTGAAGATCCGGATGATGTAATAATCAAGGTTACCTCCACCGCTATTTGCGGCTCTGATCTTCACTTATTAGGAGGTTTGGTTCCCACTATGCAGGAGGGAGACATTCTAGGACATGAGTTTATGGGAGAGATTGTCGAGTTAGGAAAGAATGTGACCAAATTTAAGAAAGGTGATCGAGTAGTGGTGCCATTTACTATATCCTGTGGTCATTGTACTTACTGTGAGCAGGATGAATACTCGTTATGTGATAATAGCAATCCAAAACCAGAGCTAGCCAAGGAGAATATGGGACATGCCATGGCTGGTTTATTTGGCTACTCTCATATGACAGGTGGCTTTTCGGGAGGTCAGGCCGAATATGTGCGAGTTCCTTATAGCAGTGTTGGTCCCATTAAAGTACCTGAGGAGTTAGGTGATGAGAAAGTGCTCTTTCTTTCCGATATTTTTCCGACAGGTTATATGGCAGCGCTTAATGCAGACATTAAAAATGGTGATGTAGTTGCGGTTTGGGGCTGTGGTCCAGTGGGGCAATTCACTATTAAAAGCGCATGGATGATGGGAGCCTCTAGGGTAATAGCCATTGATTCCGTTCCTGAGCGGCTAGAGTTAGCTAGGTCTTTCGGAAAGGCTGAAACTATTAATACTACCAATGCAACAGAAGTATATGATTTACTTATGGAAATGACATCTGGTAAAGGTCCTGACTGTTGTATTGACTCGGTAGGAGCGGAAGCTCACGGGACAGGTAGATTAGAAGTGATTAAGGATGATATTAAAGATTTGGCAAGAATTGATGGTGATCACCCTTATGTTTTAGAACAAATCATCAAATGTTGTAAGAAGGGTGGTAATGTTTCAATACCAGGAGTGTACATCGATAAAGTGGAAATACCTTTTGGAGCGGCTATGAATAAAGGACTCACTTTTAAAATGGGGCAGACCCATGTGCAAGCATTTCTTGAGCCATTGTTAAACAAAATCAAGAGTGAAGAAATTGATCCATCGGCTATTATCACACATAGATTGAAACTGGATGATGCTCCTGAGGCATATAAAACATTCAGAGATAAGAAGGATAAATGCATTAAGGTGGTAATGACTCCTTAAAAAATAAAGGTAGATTATTTTATAATCTACCTTTATTCATCATCCAAATTCCTTAAGTTCAGCGGTCATCTCCTTCTCAAGAACTAAATGCTCAATTACTTCCAGTAGCTTATTCTCACAGTATACCAGTTCATCACCTTTCATTTTAATGACCTTTGTAATGTTATCAATACATTCTTTCTCATCGGAGTTGAGGGCCGTACTTTGTTCATTATAAAGAATTATAGCTGTCAGTTTGGATCTTAATTCCAAAGAGGCTTGCTGCAATTTTTTTGTGTACTCAGTAATTTGCTTTAGATCATCAATTTTACTCATCTTTCTATAAGGTTTGAATAGTCAATGTTCAAATAGACATAACCCATAACTCTAAAAATTGTTGACGCAAATTGGTAGATATTTAACGCTATATGACCTTATTTTCCATCAAGTGATTTTATAATTAGTAATTGCTAATTAAATTAGTAAAATACTTAATATAATAAATCATGAAATTGGAGGTAGGGTTTTATAAGGTTAAGAAAAAAGGGTTTGGAGGGAAATTTCATTATCTGACAATCTTTTATAGAGGTAAAGAAAAATTTTTCAGAATTGACAATTTACCAGAGATGAAGTGTGATAGAGGGTCATTGCCATTTGATGATATTGAGCATATCACAAGATTAAAAAGACCCTTGGATATCGCCAAGGTAATG
This genomic interval carries:
- the gntA gene encoding guanitoxin biosynthesis heme-dependent pre-guanitoxin N-hydroxylase GntA, whose translation is MSVSKLKPKTMNAQSIIKQHIADDNFPCLMGKSTLKSDTLKIVDYQYFNNVESTRKLYQDLLAFTRSVKGNSKKFYSFIASFSLEKIRSEKEFEKVMWQQLQLLNSVDNYSWDGTVSDNPEDNNFSFSVGGKAFYIVGMHPKSSRLSRQCPIPAMVFNLHYQFENLKASGKYQVMKHKIRDNDAKIQGDLNPMLEDFGADSEAKQYSGRAVDNQWKCPFLNQSRV
- a CDS encoding DUF1989 domain-containing protein translates to MIHIIQKQSGEAFTIKKGQYLKVIDPTGEQVSDMVLFNANDKRETISSGKSLDFEETLLLTKGNKLWSNRSNVMASIIEDTNGRNDFLLAPCSPETFEIMYKHEGYHPSCFENLYTHLAKYDIGPDDIPTAFNIFMNVQFAPDGRIQVCPPTSKSGDYVIFKAEMDLIVGLTACSAEDSNNGSFKPIHFEVLNQFS
- a CDS encoding zinc-dependent alcohol dehydrogenase; protein product: MKALCWHGKNDVRIDTVPDPIIEDPDDVIIKVTSTAICGSDLHLLGGLVPTMQEGDILGHEFMGEIVELGKNVTKFKKGDRVVVPFTISCGHCTYCEQDEYSLCDNSNPKPELAKENMGHAMAGLFGYSHMTGGFSGGQAEYVRVPYSSVGPIKVPEELGDEKVLFLSDIFPTGYMAALNADIKNGDVVAVWGCGPVGQFTIKSAWMMGASRVIAIDSVPERLELARSFGKAETINTTNATEVYDLLMEMTSGKGPDCCIDSVGAEAHGTGRLEVIKDDIKDLARIDGDHPYVLEQIIKCCKKGGNVSIPGVYIDKVEIPFGAAMNKGLTFKMGQTHVQAFLEPLLNKIKSEEIDPSAIITHRLKLDDAPEAYKTFRDKKDKCIKVVMTP